One window from the genome of Fodinicurvata sediminis DSM 21159 encodes:
- a CDS encoding ABC transporter ATP-binding protein: MFRYFENLIDPFPRREPSPPPRQLMAFILHYSRPVLPFLAVMSVLTAIISVIEVVFIGYMGSLVDWLSNAEREGFFTEHGLGLAGMALLVVVGFPLVVLAQSLLVHQTIFGNYPMITRWLAHRYLLGQSLSFFQNEFAGRVSQKVMQTSLALRQTVMRLMDVLVYVVVYFTGAMIMMGGADPWLLVPLLGWLLAYLFILVYFVPRLRDISMAQSDARAMMTGRVVDSYTNIQTIKLFAHSRREQDYARGAMSGFLDTVHRQMRLVTLLTVCLQTVNALLLASVAGVAILAWQNAAISLGAIAVSIALVMRIRSMSDWILWEVASLFENIGTVQDGINTIARPRAVTDPSEAHELEVPHGEIAFRDIGFHYGGFQHGDLRGGQENRVIEGLSLDIRPGEKVGLVGRSGAGKSTLVNLLLRFYDLEAGRIEIDGQDIAQVTQESLRRQIGMVSQDASLLHRSIRENVRYGRPDASDDEVRDALRRAQALEFVDGLRDNKGRQGLEAHAGERGVKLSGGQRQRIAIARVLLKDAPILVLDEATSALDSEVEGTIQEQLYALMERKTVLAIAHRLSTIAVLDRLVVLDEGRIVETGTHKELLHRGGLYAELWKRQSGGFLGVEDGEEAGQVHPQVAE, encoded by the coding sequence ATGTTCCGCTACTTCGAAAACCTGATCGATCCCTTTCCCCGGCGCGAACCCTCACCGCCGCCGCGGCAGCTGATGGCCTTCATCCTGCACTATTCACGTCCGGTGCTGCCCTTCCTGGCGGTGATGTCGGTCCTGACGGCCATCATCTCGGTGATCGAGGTGGTTTTCATCGGCTACATGGGCTCGCTGGTGGACTGGCTGTCGAACGCGGAGCGCGAGGGCTTCTTCACCGAGCACGGGCTCGGACTTGCCGGAATGGCTCTGCTGGTCGTGGTCGGCTTTCCGCTGGTGGTGCTCGCCCAGTCGCTGCTGGTGCATCAGACGATCTTCGGCAATTATCCCATGATCACGCGCTGGCTGGCCCATCGCTACCTGCTGGGACAGAGCCTTTCCTTCTTCCAGAACGAGTTCGCCGGCCGGGTCTCGCAGAAGGTGATGCAGACCTCGCTCGCCCTCCGCCAGACGGTGATGCGGCTGATGGACGTGCTGGTCTATGTCGTCGTCTATTTCACCGGCGCCATGATCATGATGGGCGGCGCCGACCCCTGGCTGCTGGTGCCGCTGTTGGGCTGGCTTCTGGCCTATCTGTTCATCCTGGTCTACTTCGTGCCGCGGCTGCGGGACATCTCCATGGCCCAGTCCGATGCCCGTGCCATGATGACCGGGCGGGTGGTGGACAGCTACACCAATATCCAGACCATCAAGCTCTTTGCGCACAGCCGGCGCGAACAGGATTATGCGCGCGGTGCGATGAGCGGATTCCTCGATACCGTGCATCGCCAGATGCGGCTCGTCACCCTGCTGACCGTCTGTCTGCAGACGGTCAATGCCCTGCTGCTGGCTTCGGTCGCCGGGGTTGCCATACTCGCCTGGCAGAACGCGGCGATCTCGCTGGGGGCGATCGCCGTGTCCATCGCCCTGGTGATGCGCATCCGCAGCATGTCCGACTGGATCCTGTGGGAGGTTGCCAGCCTGTTCGAGAACATCGGGACCGTGCAGGACGGCATCAACACCATCGCCCGGCCGCGGGCCGTAACGGACCCCAGCGAGGCGCATGAACTCGAGGTTCCCCACGGGGAAATCGCCTTCCGGGACATCGGCTTCCATTACGGAGGCTTCCAACACGGGGACCTCCGCGGCGGCCAGGAAAACCGCGTGATCGAGGGACTTTCGCTGGACATAAGGCCCGGCGAGAAGGTCGGCCTGGTGGGGCGCTCCGGGGCCGGCAAGTCGACGCTGGTGAACCTGTTGCTGCGCTTCTACGATCTCGAGGCAGGGCGGATCGAGATCGACGGCCAGGACATCGCCCAGGTGACCCAGGAGTCCCTGCGCCGGCAGATCGGCATGGTCAGCCAGGATGCCTCGCTGCTGCATCGCTCGATCCGCGAGAACGTGCGCTATGGCCGGCCCGACGCCAGCGACGACGAAGTGCGCGACGCCCTGCGCCGTGCCCAAGCCCTCGAGTTCGTGGACGGGCTGCGGGACAACAAGGGCCGGCAGGGCCTGGAAGCCCACGCCGGCGAACGCGGCGTCAAGCTGTCCGGCGGTCAGCGGCAGCGCATCGCCATCGCGCGGGTGCTGCTGAAGGACGCCCCGATCCTGGTTCTCGACGAGGCGACCTCGGCGCTCGATTCGGAGGTCGAAGGGACGATCCAGGAGCAGCTCTATGCCCTGATGGAGCGGAAGACCGTGCTCGCCATCGCCCATCGGCTCTCCACCATCGCCGTGCTCGACCGGCTGGTGGTGCTGGACGAGGGCCGGATCGTGGAGACGGGCACCCACAAGGAACTGCTGCACCGCGGCGGCCTTTATGCCGAGCTGTGGAAACGCCAGTCCGGTGGTTTCCTGGGTGTGGAGGACGGCGAGGAGGCCGGCCAAGTGCATCCGCAGGTGGCCGAATAG
- the metW gene encoding methionine biosynthesis protein MetW produces the protein MKPVKRPKKDPANLTMSAQHPEAQHSRTIRPDLQLIADMIDDGSRVLDIGCGDGLLLSYLVEEKGVIGRGMELSQEGVNASVTQGLSVVQGDADSDLNTYPEGGFDYVVLSKTLQATRDPRAVLRQLVRIGSYAVVSFPNFGYWRIRLSLMFNGRMPDTPLLPEPWYETPNIHLCTIRDFVELCMACGVVIEEAYTVGAALRPRPIRSLHTANLCGQDGVFLLRKA, from the coding sequence GTGAAGCCCGTCAAGCGCCCCAAGAAGGACCCCGCGAACCTCACCATGTCTGCCCAGCACCCCGAAGCCCAGCACAGCCGGACGATCCGTCCCGACCTGCAGCTGATCGCCGACATGATCGACGACGGCAGTCGCGTCCTGGATATCGGCTGCGGTGACGGCCTGCTTCTGTCCTATTTGGTGGAGGAGAAGGGCGTCATCGGGCGCGGCATGGAACTGAGCCAGGAAGGCGTGAACGCCAGCGTGACCCAGGGCCTGTCGGTGGTGCAGGGCGACGCCGACAGCGACCTGAACACCTACCCCGAAGGCGGTTTCGACTACGTGGTGCTCTCCAAGACGCTGCAGGCAACCCGGGATCCGCGCGCCGTGCTGCGCCAGCTGGTGCGCATCGGCAGCTATGCCGTGGTCTCCTTCCCCAACTTCGGCTACTGGCGCATCCGCCTGTCCCTGATGTTCAACGGGCGCATGCCGGACACGCCGCTGCTGCCCGAACCCTGGTACGAGACCCCGAACATCCACCTCTGCACCATCCGCGACTTCGTCGAGCTCTGCATGGCCTGCGGCGTGGTGATCGAGGAAGCCTATACCGTGGGCGCGGCCCTGCGCCCCAGGCCAATCCGCTCGCTGCACACCGCCAACCTCTGCGGCCAGGACGGCGTCTTCCTGCTGCGCAAGGCCTGA
- the metX gene encoding homoserine O-acetyltransferase MetX has translation MTGTAPKSPDLLRSLPGHRVELGDEGPLALDCGETLEQFAIAYQTYGELNADKSNAILVCHALTGDQFASETHPLTGKPGWWEVMIGPGRPLDTERYFVICSNVLGGCLGSTGPKEVNPATGKAWGLDFPFITISDMVHAQKRLMDHLGIDRLFAVVGGSMGGMQVLEWASKFPERIGAAVPIATAPYHSAQNIAFHEVGRQAIMADPDWDEGRYQDSGKIPRRGLAVARMTAHVTYLSEQALHRKFGRRLQNRGELSYGLEADFQVESYLRYQGASFVERFDANSYLYITRAMDYFDLGADFSGVLANAFRGSPVRFCVISFTSDWLFPTPEARKIVHALNAATADVSFVEIESDKGHDAFLLNEPEFHETLNGFLNGFAEQLGLPTADLKPLPSEDGTSDAGRIS, from the coding sequence ATGACGGGTACAGCCCCGAAATCGCCGGATCTTCTGCGCAGCCTGCCGGGCCATCGGGTCGAGCTGGGCGATGAGGGCCCCCTGGCCCTCGACTGCGGCGAAACCCTCGAGCAGTTCGCCATTGCCTACCAGACCTATGGCGAACTCAACGCCGACAAGTCCAACGCCATCCTGGTCTGTCACGCGCTGACCGGCGACCAGTTCGCCTCCGAAACCCATCCCCTGACCGGCAAGCCCGGCTGGTGGGAAGTGATGATCGGCCCCGGTCGGCCGCTGGACACCGAGCGCTACTTCGTCATCTGTTCGAACGTCCTGGGCGGCTGCCTGGGCAGCACCGGACCCAAGGAGGTCAACCCCGCCACCGGCAAGGCCTGGGGCCTGGACTTCCCCTTCATCACCATCTCCGACATGGTTCATGCCCAGAAGCGCCTGATGGACCATCTGGGCATCGACCGGCTGTTCGCCGTGGTCGGCGGCTCCATGGGCGGCATGCAGGTGCTGGAGTGGGCCTCGAAGTTTCCCGAGCGCATCGGGGCGGCGGTGCCGATCGCCACCGCGCCCTATCACTCGGCCCAGAACATCGCCTTCCACGAGGTGGGCCGGCAGGCGATCATGGCCGACCCGGACTGGGACGAAGGCCGCTACCAGGACAGTGGCAAGATCCCGCGCCGCGGCCTGGCGGTCGCCCGCATGACGGCGCATGTCACCTACCTTTCGGAACAGGCGCTGCACCGCAAGTTCGGCCGCCGCCTGCAGAATCGGGGCGAGCTGTCCTACGGCCTGGAGGCCGACTTCCAGGTGGAAAGCTACCTGCGCTACCAGGGCGCCAGCTTCGTCGAACGTTTCGATGCCAACTCCTACCTCTACATCACGCGCGCCATGGACTACTTCGACCTGGGCGCCGATTTCAGCGGCGTGCTGGCCAATGCCTTCCGCGGATCGCCGGTGCGCTTCTGCGTGATTTCCTTCACCAGCGACTGGCTGTTCCCCACGCCCGAGGCCCGCAAGATCGTCCATGCCCTCAATGCCGCCACGGCAGACGTCAGTTTCGTGGAGATCGAGAGCGACAAGGGCCATGACGCCTTCCTGCTCAACGAGCCGGAGTTCCACGAGACGCTGAACGGCTTTCTCAACGGTTTCGCCGAGCAGCTGGGTCTGCCCACGGCCGATCTGAAACCCCTGCCATCCGAAGACGGCACCTCGGATGCCGGACGGATCAGCTGA
- a CDS encoding chorismate mutase: MAQGDFSLEELRDEIDRIDDALHDLLMRRTEISRQVRHAKGDVPAVIRPAREVQVLRRLLSRHAGSLPGAVLVRIWREIFSDSLAQQGPFSVAVVNDGADVALTGLARDHFGVLAPIQEHSSALRVVNAVAEGEASVGLVPPPEHESDDPWWRYLARQDDDVPRIIARLPLAAAATPANPAGQSGLMIGLAPPESSGEDASYLIVETQSHMSRSALKELFEKSGLSPRNIHVQRNASTSDGDGLLMVELPGFVTDDDERLKTLLETQSDRLNGLWVAGSYPLPFQAPPLTDPRAALKERDKT, encoded by the coding sequence ATGGCCCAGGGTGACTTTTCTCTCGAAGAGCTGCGCGACGAGATCGACCGGATCGACGACGCCCTGCACGACCTGCTGATGCGCCGCACCGAGATTTCGCGTCAGGTGCGCCATGCCAAGGGCGACGTGCCGGCGGTAATCCGACCGGCACGCGAGGTCCAGGTCCTGCGCCGCCTGCTGTCGCGCCATGCCGGCTCGCTGCCCGGCGCGGTCCTGGTGCGCATCTGGCGCGAGATCTTCTCGGATTCGCTGGCCCAACAGGGCCCCTTTTCCGTGGCCGTGGTGAACGACGGCGCGGATGTCGCACTAACGGGTCTGGCCCGCGATCACTTCGGCGTGCTGGCCCCGATCCAGGAGCACAGCTCGGCGCTGAGGGTGGTGAATGCCGTGGCCGAGGGCGAAGCCTCCGTGGGCCTGGTGCCGCCGCCGGAACACGAATCCGACGATCCCTGGTGGCGCTATCTGGCGCGCCAGGATGACGACGTGCCCCGGATCATCGCGCGCCTGCCACTGGCTGCCGCCGCCACGCCCGCCAACCCCGCGGGGCAGAGCGGCCTGATGATCGGCCTGGCACCGCCGGAATCCTCGGGCGAGGACGCCAGCTACCTGATCGTCGAGACGCAGAGTCACATGAGCCGCAGCGCCCTGAAGGAACTGTTCGAGAAAAGCGGGCTTTCGCCGCGCAACATCCATGTTCAGCGCAACGCAAGCACGTCAGACGGCGACGGCCTGTTGATGGTGGAGCTGCCCGGCTTCGTCACCGACGACGACGAGCGCCTGAAGACCCTGCTGGAAACCCAGAGCGATCGCCTGAACGGCCTCTGGGTGGCCGGGTCCTATCCCCTGCCCTTTCAAGCGCCGCCGCTCACCGATCCACGTGCCGCCCTCAAGGAACGGGACAAGACCTGA